From the Paracholeplasma morum genome, one window contains:
- a CDS encoding Rho termination factor N-terminal domain-containing protein: MGKLTVAQLKEMAQELGLSGLSGMKKADLVEAIRAAQTK; the protein is encoded by the coding sequence TTGGGAAAATTAACTGTTGCACAACTTAAAGAAATGGCACAAGAATTAGGCTTATCAGGTCTTTCAGGCATGAAAAAAGCTGACCTTGTAGAAGCTATAAGAGCTGCACAAACTAAATAA
- the rpmI gene encoding 50S ribosomal protein L35, with translation MPKQKTHSGLKKRIKVTGTGKLQRGHAYSNHLAASKTTKQNRQLRGETGVSASDYKRIKQLISNLK, from the coding sequence ATGCCAAAACAAAAGACTCATAGTGGTTTAAAGAAAAGAATTAAAGTAACTGGTACTGGTAAATTACAAAGAGGCCATGCTTACTCAAACCACTTAGCTGCAAGCAAAACAACAAAACAAAATAGACAATTAAGAGGCGAAACAGGTGTGTCTGCATCAGACTACAAACGTATCAAACAACTGATTTCGAATCTTAAGTAG
- the infC gene encoding translation initiation factor IF-3 produces the protein MEHIKSPVKGNKTDALVNEGIMARELLVIDDQGENLGVIKIQQALTEARRRELDLVVVSPDSKPVVAKIMDYSKFRYDQQRKAREMKKNQHVVEIKEIRLSPVIDKHDLETKVKSATKFISKGDKVKISLRFRGRMIVHSSQGYKVMEDFIQALGDSIVVESSIKMEGRQLSATVAPKTKS, from the coding sequence GTGGAGCATATAAAGAGCCCCGTAAAAGGTAATAAAACAGATGCTTTAGTCAATGAAGGCATCATGGCTAGAGAATTATTGGTTATCGACGATCAAGGTGAAAACTTGGGTGTGATTAAAATCCAACAAGCACTAACTGAAGCTAGAAGAAGAGAACTAGATTTAGTTGTCGTATCACCAGATTCAAAACCAGTAGTAGCGAAAATAATGGATTACTCAAAATTCCGCTACGATCAACAACGTAAAGCACGTGAAATGAAGAAAAACCAACATGTCGTTGAAATCAAAGAAATTCGTTTGTCTCCAGTAATTGACAAACACGACTTAGAGACTAAAGTAAAGAGTGCTACTAAGTTCATTAGTAAAGGCGACAAGGTAAAAATCAGTTTGCGTTTTAGAGGAAGAATGATTGTTCATAGCTCACAAGGCTACAAAGTTATGGAAGATTTCATTCAAGCCTTAGGTGATTCAATTGTGGTTGAATCAAGCATTAAAATGGAAGGTCGTCAATTAAGTGCGACTGTAGCCCCAAAAACGAAATCATAA
- a CDS encoding ATP-binding cassette domain-containing protein: MSLIEIKEASKRYGDKIIIDNFTKSFQRGSLTVLRGKNGSGKTTFLKICMERVKLDKGYIKTAGRLKCRYMPDYVELPYQEKPMKFIEWMLSILKIELDLKFLSELEIDLTHTVDILSKGNKQKILLYFALVGCPDLVFLDEPFTALDAKSIKCIEKRLGELIKQGACIIVSSHEKNLFKSIDHEVINIDEFNAL, encoded by the coding sequence ATGTCCTTGATTGAGATTAAAGAGGCCAGTAAGCGCTATGGAGACAAGATAATTATCGATAATTTTACCAAAAGCTTTCAAAGAGGGTCACTTACAGTCTTAAGAGGAAAAAACGGTTCTGGTAAAACCACTTTTTTGAAAATATGTATGGAGCGAGTAAAACTTGATAAAGGCTATATCAAAACTGCTGGTAGACTTAAATGTAGATATATGCCAGACTATGTGGAATTGCCTTATCAAGAAAAACCAATGAAGTTTATCGAATGGATGCTATCTATTTTAAAGATAGAATTGGATTTAAAGTTTCTTTCAGAGTTAGAAATCGATTTAACACATACTGTGGATATCCTTTCTAAGGGTAATAAACAAAAGATATTACTCTATTTCGCATTAGTGGGATGCCCAGATCTCGTTTTTTTAGACGAGCCCTTCACAGCATTAGATGCCAAAAGTATTAAATGCATCGAAAAAAGATTAGGGGAATTAATAAAACAAGGGGCTTGCATCATTGTCTCGTCACACGAAAAGAACTTGTTTAAAAGCATCGATCATGAGGTGATTAACATTGATGAGTTTAACGCTTTATGA
- a CDS encoding aminopeptidase P N-terminal domain-containing protein → MYKMNRKNLFNHMENQSFACFFSGTSPVRTADQTYPFEVNKNFFYLTGIKEENVALVMIKGANMEKSFLFIEKTDPVTALWVGETMSMEEAKAISMVDEVFERKDFRTVLSKFLQDSRQAVFGALNALYLDLDRRSMDALETESDRFGNEMRNLYPNLVIASLHPKLGELRSVKHTHEVKMMQEAIEVTRLGIEALMSNAKAGIREYQLEAYYHFVLNSNGVTTSFNTIAASGKNATILHYEKNNAVIQDNDLILFDLGVRKNEYCSDISRTFPVSGKFTERQKAYYELVLETNKKSIEMLKPGVTFQEFNEFGKKILAEGLVKMGKIKDVSEVSKYYYHSLGHFLGLDVHDVGNYTKPFEKGQVITVEPGLYIADEAIGIRIEDNILLTDNGHVNLSESIIKEVKDIENFMSKK, encoded by the coding sequence ATGTACAAAATGAATCGCAAAAACCTATTTAACCACATGGAAAATCAAAGTTTTGCCTGCTTCTTTAGTGGCACTTCACCAGTTCGCACGGCTGATCAAACTTATCCATTTGAAGTCAACAAGAATTTTTTCTATTTGACTGGCATTAAGGAAGAAAATGTCGCCTTAGTGATGATTAAAGGTGCTAACATGGAAAAGAGTTTCTTATTTATTGAAAAGACTGATCCAGTAACTGCGTTATGGGTCGGCGAAACGATGTCCATGGAAGAGGCTAAAGCCATTTCGATGGTTGATGAGGTATTCGAAAGAAAAGACTTTAGAACCGTTCTATCCAAGTTTTTACAGGATTCACGTCAAGCAGTTTTTGGAGCACTTAATGCTTTATACTTAGATTTAGATCGTAGAAGTATGGATGCTTTAGAAACCGAATCAGATCGTTTTGGCAATGAAATGCGTAATTTGTATCCAAATCTAGTAATTGCATCATTACATCCTAAATTAGGTGAATTACGTTCAGTTAAACATACTCATGAAGTTAAAATGATGCAAGAAGCCATTGAAGTAACCAGACTCGGTATTGAAGCATTAATGTCAAATGCCAAAGCTGGCATTAGAGAATATCAACTTGAAGCGTATTATCATTTCGTTTTAAACTCAAATGGTGTAACTACCTCCTTTAATACGATTGCTGCAAGTGGCAAGAATGCGACCATTCTACACTATGAGAAAAATAACGCAGTCATTCAAGATAATGACTTAATCTTATTCGATTTAGGTGTGAGAAAAAATGAGTATTGCTCAGATATTTCAAGAACGTTCCCAGTATCAGGTAAGTTTACAGAAAGACAAAAAGCTTATTATGAACTGGTATTAGAAACCAATAAGAAATCGATTGAAATGCTTAAACCAGGCGTTACATTCCAAGAATTTAATGAATTTGGTAAGAAAATCTTAGCAGAGGGACTGGTTAAGATGGGCAAAATTAAAGATGTAAGTGAAGTCTCAAAATATTATTATCATTCATTAGGCCACTTCTTAGGACTAGATGTTCATGATGTTGGAAACTACACAAAACCATTTGAAAAAGGCCAAGTCATTACAGTTGAACCTGGATTATACATTGCTGATGAAGCAATCGGCATTCGCATTGAGGATAACATTCTATTAACCGATAACGGACATGTTAATCTATCAGAATCAATCATAAAAGAAGTTAAAGATATCGAAAACTTCATGAGTAAGAAATAA
- a CDS encoding phospho-sugar mutase → MTYKTQYNKWMNYPNLDNDVKNELLSMDENQIKESFYMDIEFGTGGIRGLMGPGTNRMNVYTIMRSTLGFGQYILSLNGTRKIAISYDNRHNSYVFAKRAAGVLAKLGIKVYITKNLRPTPYLSFMTRHFGCDGGIMITASHNPKEYNGYKVYDKEGCQLVPDLANIVIDNISNIHDFFEIAFDESSSLIEWIDESFDQIYLDKVRTIELENIANKPLKLVYSPLHGAGGTLIPNLLSGMGYQVFPLESQMTVDPDFSNTKSSNPEEPIAYEKSLEYAKDINADLILVTDPDADRLGVMVKHKGKYQFLTGNQTASLTVHYVLSRRKAQNILPDNGYVFLTNVTTPLIKKIALGFGAQVVETLTGFKFIGEQAKKIESTGVYLFGCEESYGSLISDFVRDKDAVQAVYMLAEMATYYNQFGKTLIDALNDVYAEYGFFVEETLNLNLKGIEGKEKIEAIMSHFRRYRLSIKNKELVQIDDCLQSTRWTKVETTSLDLPKSNVIKFYYRDGSWVVFRPSGTEPKLKIYISVKGESKEDSLSIIDNYKIIINGLVSQI, encoded by the coding sequence ATGACATATAAAACACAGTATAACAAATGGATGAACTATCCTAATCTAGATAATGATGTAAAAAACGAATTATTAAGCATGGACGAAAATCAAATTAAAGAATCCTTTTACATGGATATAGAGTTTGGAACAGGTGGAATTAGAGGATTAATGGGACCTGGAACAAACCGTATGAATGTATATACGATTATGCGTTCAACCTTAGGTTTCGGACAGTATATTTTAAGCCTTAATGGCACAAGGAAAATTGCTATATCCTATGATAATAGACATAATTCATATGTATTTGCGAAAAGAGCTGCTGGAGTTCTTGCCAAACTTGGCATTAAAGTATATATTACCAAAAACCTTAGACCAACCCCGTATTTATCCTTTATGACACGTCATTTTGGGTGTGATGGAGGCATCATGATTACAGCCTCTCATAATCCGAAAGAATATAACGGGTACAAGGTATACGATAAAGAAGGATGTCAATTGGTTCCTGATTTAGCGAATATCGTCATCGATAACATCTCCAATATCCATGATTTCTTTGAGATTGCATTTGATGAATCCTCTTCACTTATTGAGTGGATAGATGAGAGTTTTGATCAAATATACTTAGATAAAGTCAGAACAATAGAACTAGAAAATATCGCTAACAAGCCATTAAAGCTTGTGTATTCACCATTGCACGGTGCTGGTGGAACATTAATCCCGAATTTACTTTCAGGAATGGGCTATCAAGTTTTCCCACTAGAATCTCAAATGACTGTTGATCCTGATTTTTCAAATACTAAGTCATCAAATCCAGAAGAACCAATCGCATATGAAAAATCGCTAGAATATGCTAAAGACATTAACGCAGATTTGATTTTGGTCACTGACCCAGATGCCGATAGATTGGGTGTAATGGTAAAACACAAAGGAAAATATCAGTTCTTAACAGGAAACCAAACCGCAAGCTTAACGGTACACTACGTTCTATCTCGTAGAAAAGCTCAAAACATCTTGCCGGATAATGGGTATGTATTTTTGACAAACGTTACTACACCATTAATCAAAAAAATCGCATTAGGTTTTGGTGCACAAGTAGTAGAAACACTTACCGGGTTTAAGTTTATTGGTGAACAAGCAAAGAAAATTGAATCTACGGGTGTTTATCTGTTTGGCTGTGAAGAGTCCTATGGGTCGCTGATTTCAGATTTTGTTAGAGATAAAGATGCCGTTCAAGCAGTATACATGCTAGCAGAAATGGCTACTTATTATAATCAATTTGGCAAAACTCTAATAGATGCACTTAATGATGTGTACGCTGAATATGGCTTCTTTGTTGAAGAAACCTTAAACCTTAATTTAAAAGGTATTGAAGGCAAGGAAAAAATTGAAGCAATCATGTCTCATTTTAGACGTTACCGTCTGTCGATAAAGAACAAAGAACTCGTCCAAATCGATGATTGCTTACAATCTACAAGATGGACTAAAGTAGAAACCACTTCTTTAGATTTACCAAAATCCAATGTTATAAAATTTTATTATAGAGATGGCTCTTGGGTTGTCTTTAGACCAAGTGGTACTGAACCAAAACTTAAAATATACATCTCTGTAAAGGGAGAGTCGAAAGAAGACTCATTGTCCATTATTGATAACTATAAGATTATTATTAATGGGTTGGTTTCACAAATATAA
- a CDS encoding type III pantothenate kinase, with protein sequence MILLFDVGNTEIKLAFSDGVDILEKYRISTDKNLSSDAYFLQIKPFIDRYAFERVAIASVVPIVTKALKDLSVKYLKMTPLIVGPGIKTGVNVKTDYPKEVGADLICAVAGAAKYEQPVLVVDLGTATKYIYTEKNTIKGVIITPGVMISMRAMVSNTALLPEFDLEVPQNVLGTNTIACMQSGVTYGVAAQVDGLVKRVHDEVNKELLVIMTGGLSEIIKPLCETKVIKDENLVVRGLLEILLKN encoded by the coding sequence ATGATTCTCTTATTTGATGTAGGAAACACGGAAATTAAATTGGCATTTAGTGATGGTGTAGATATACTTGAGAAGTATCGTATTTCAACGGATAAGAACTTATCCTCAGATGCTTATTTTTTACAAATCAAGCCATTTATCGACAGATATGCTTTTGAAAGAGTCGCGATTGCAAGTGTTGTTCCGATTGTCACAAAAGCTTTAAAAGACCTTTCTGTCAAATATTTGAAGATGACACCATTAATCGTTGGCCCAGGCATTAAAACGGGTGTTAACGTTAAAACTGACTATCCAAAGGAAGTTGGTGCAGATTTAATTTGTGCAGTAGCAGGTGCAGCTAAATATGAACAACCTGTATTGGTCGTCGATTTAGGGACTGCTACCAAATATATCTATACAGAGAAAAATACCATTAAAGGCGTCATTATTACCCCAGGTGTAATGATCTCTATGCGTGCAATGGTATCTAATACGGCATTGTTACCGGAGTTTGATCTAGAAGTACCGCAAAATGTATTAGGTACTAATACGATTGCTTGCATGCAATCTGGCGTTACCTACGGGGTTGCTGCACAAGTAGATGGCCTTGTAAAACGCGTGCACGATGAAGTTAATAAAGAACTTCTAGTCATCATGACTGGTGGATTATCTGAGATCATTAAGCCGCTTTGTGAAACAAAAGTGATTAAGGATGAAAATCTTGTAGTCCGTGGTTTACTTGAGATATTGCTTAAAAACTAA
- a CDS encoding ECF transporter S component yields MRDKRIFQLTLTAVFVTIVLVMSLLPQVGFITIMPGVSVTLVHIPVLVGVFLLDRRNSIILGLFMGLGSMIASYIYGATPFDLAFQMPWISVLPRILFAWLAFEIAHVFKKIDQLKVGKLILFAIVSLLSSFALFYGTKSIVHANAFSTYQETQTKIQKLTAEADNPDTDPLTAIAKRLEATGLELTLPGLYDDAVAKETNVLKVVTPIVLLLIVGFIVVYYWYIEKNKGQFVYIPSVLIVSTVVHTILVLSTVALFKPAIFSAGFTDTISIIYGIAMSNGLIEALVAVLVGSPILVGILNFTRKEIA; encoded by the coding sequence ATGAGAGATAAAAGAATTTTTCAACTTACACTTACTGCTGTGTTTGTGACAATTGTATTAGTAATGTCGCTTTTACCACAAGTTGGCTTCATTACAATCATGCCTGGTGTATCGGTTACACTGGTTCACATTCCTGTTTTAGTTGGTGTTTTTTTATTGGATCGAAGAAACTCGATCATTTTGGGATTATTCATGGGTTTGGGCTCAATGATAGCTTCGTATATCTATGGTGCAACGCCATTTGACCTTGCATTTCAAATGCCATGGATTTCGGTACTACCAAGAATACTATTTGCATGGTTAGCATTTGAAATTGCACATGTATTCAAAAAAATAGACCAATTGAAAGTTGGTAAACTGATATTATTCGCAATAGTATCGTTATTGTCTTCATTTGCATTATTTTATGGAACAAAATCTATTGTTCATGCAAATGCGTTCAGTACTTATCAAGAAACACAAACAAAAATACAAAAACTAACTGCTGAAGCAGATAACCCAGATACGGATCCTTTGACGGCAATTGCAAAAAGATTAGAAGCTACCGGACTAGAGCTTACATTACCCGGTTTATATGATGACGCCGTAGCCAAAGAAACAAATGTGCTAAAGGTAGTTACGCCAATCGTATTGTTGCTAATTGTTGGGTTTATTGTTGTTTATTATTGGTATATCGAAAAGAACAAAGGACAATTCGTCTATATACCATCTGTTTTAATTGTTTCAACCGTTGTTCATACAATTTTGGTTCTATCGACAGTTGCATTATTCAAACCAGCAATATTCAGTGCTGGGTTCACGGATACAATTTCCATCATTTATGGGATTGCGATGTCAAATGGGTTAATCGAAGCTTTAGTTGCTGTGCTGGTTGGATCGCCAATATTGGTTGGTATTCTTAACTTCACAAGAAAGGAAATCGCATGA
- the kduD gene encoding 2-dehydro-3-deoxy-D-gluconate 5-dehydrogenase KduD, which produces MSILDKFSLAGKVAIVTGASTGLGQGMCYGLAEAGANVVGVDYVDMPETKKNVEAMGKKFHGIKMDLIHASQEDLVNLVAEAVKVMGHVDILVNNAGIIKRQDALEFSEQNWDDVMAINSRTVFFLSQAAANQFVKQQTGGKIISVASMLSYQGGIRVPSYTASKSAVKGITMAMANEWAKYNINVNAIAPGYMATNNTQQLRDDESRAGQILERIPANRWGLPSDMMGTVVFLASEASSYINGFTIAVDGGWLAR; this is translated from the coding sequence ATGTCAATTTTAGATAAATTCAGTTTAGCTGGTAAAGTAGCAATCGTAACAGGTGCGTCCACAGGCTTAGGTCAAGGAATGTGCTATGGTTTAGCAGAAGCTGGCGCTAATGTTGTCGGTGTCGATTATGTTGATATGCCTGAAACAAAGAAAAACGTTGAAGCAATGGGTAAAAAATTCCATGGCATCAAGATGGATCTCATTCACGCTTCACAAGAAGATTTAGTAAATTTGGTTGCTGAAGCAGTTAAAGTTATGGGTCATGTAGACATTCTCGTTAATAACGCAGGGATCATTAAACGTCAAGATGCATTGGAATTCTCAGAACAAAACTGGGATGATGTTATGGCAATTAACTCACGTACTGTTTTCTTCTTGTCACAAGCAGCTGCAAATCAATTTGTGAAACAACAAACAGGCGGGAAAATCATTTCTGTAGCCTCTATGTTATCGTATCAAGGCGGCATTCGTGTCCCTTCATATACAGCATCTAAATCAGCTGTTAAGGGTATTACAATGGCTATGGCAAACGAATGGGCTAAGTATAACATTAATGTTAATGCGATTGCACCAGGCTATATGGCTACAAACAATACACAACAACTAAGAGACGATGAATCAAGAGCCGGTCAAATCCTAGAAAGAATTCCTGCAAATCGTTGGGGATTACCTTCAGATATGATGGGAACTGTTGTATTCTTAGCAAGTGAAGCATCATCTTACATCAATGGCTTTACAATCGCTGTTGATGGTGGATGGTTAGCAAGATAA
- the kduI gene encoding 5-dehydro-4-deoxy-D-glucuronate isomerase: protein MKFNVRYATSPEDSKSYDTEKLRESYLIESVFEADEICLTYSHFDRIIAGGIMPIHEVLSLGAPKEVASDFFLQRRELGLINVGGAGVIHVDGVKYDMAHKDGLYLGRGVKEVTFETVDKANPAKFYMNSSPAHKTYPNKHIPFSITNPRAIGSVETMNKRVIYQYLHPAVLETCQLQMGLTELAEGSGWNTMPCHTHERRMEVYFYFNLKEEHRVFHMMGQPQETRHIVMANEQAVISPSWSIHAGIGTSNYTFIWGMCGENQAYDDMDFVETKNLK from the coding sequence ATGAAATTTAACGTAAGGTATGCAACAAGTCCAGAAGACTCAAAAAGCTATGATACGGAAAAACTCCGCGAATCTTATTTAATCGAAAGCGTGTTTGAAGCAGATGAAATTTGCTTAACATACTCACATTTCGATCGCATTATTGCCGGTGGCATCATGCCAATCCATGAAGTTCTGTCACTAGGCGCACCAAAAGAAGTTGCCTCAGATTTCTTTTTACAACGTAGAGAACTAGGGTTAATAAACGTTGGTGGTGCAGGCGTCATCCATGTGGATGGTGTTAAATACGATATGGCTCACAAGGATGGGTTATATTTAGGTAGAGGTGTTAAAGAAGTAACGTTTGAAACCGTGGATAAAGCAAATCCGGCTAAATTCTATATGAATTCAAGTCCTGCTCACAAAACTTATCCTAACAAACACATTCCATTTAGCATCACAAACCCACGTGCAATAGGATCGGTAGAAACGATGAATAAACGCGTAATCTATCAATATTTACATCCAGCTGTACTGGAAACTTGCCAACTTCAAATGGGATTAACTGAACTTGCAGAAGGATCAGGTTGGAATACAATGCCATGCCATACGCATGAAAGAAGAATGGAAGTATATTTCTACTTCAACTTAAAAGAAGAACATCGTGTATTCCATATGATGGGTCAACCACAAGAAACTAGACACATTGTAATGGCTAATGAACAAGCAGTCATTTCACCAAGCTGGAGCATCCATGCAGGTATCGGAACATCTAATTATACGTTCATTTGGGGTATGTGTGGCGAAAACCAAGCATATGACGATATGGACTTTGTAGAAACAAAAAATCTTAAATAG
- a CDS encoding sugar phosphate isomerase/epimerase family protein gives MIKIGIRAHDMGKMDAKSLFEEANNFGFDGIQLVVNKALVPEPQLTKEAFEELNAVKNTNVFLLGSYFNPIHSDLQKIETGMNRFFKQLELASILNTEYVATETGSYNDDQWTYHVNNHTEEAYQKVLSKMRILVKKAEEVNRTVLIEAAFGHVIYKASVLKRLVLDLNSKHVGVIVDLYNLLNLENYTEHESILEDALITLKPYIKVFHLKNYIYQDNKLVQTGLHRGEMNYQRLLPLMVKSNPNAYYIFEGITGEDIKDSLCYIKKILEEKNEI, from the coding sequence ATGATTAAAATTGGGATTAGAGCACATGATATGGGGAAAATGGATGCAAAATCATTGTTTGAAGAAGCAAACAACTTTGGTTTTGACGGCATTCAACTGGTCGTTAACAAGGCACTTGTGCCTGAACCCCAGTTAACTAAAGAAGCATTTGAAGAACTCAATGCTGTAAAAAACACGAATGTATTTTTACTTGGAAGCTATTTTAACCCAATTCATAGTGATTTACAGAAAATAGAAACGGGAATGAATCGATTTTTCAAGCAATTAGAACTTGCATCTATTTTGAACACTGAATATGTTGCAACCGAAACTGGTTCTTACAATGATGATCAATGGACTTATCATGTAAATAATCATACAGAGGAAGCCTATCAAAAAGTACTATCTAAGATGCGTATTTTAGTAAAGAAAGCTGAAGAAGTGAATAGGACCGTGTTAATTGAAGCAGCATTTGGTCATGTTATTTATAAAGCAAGTGTATTAAAACGACTTGTACTAGATTTAAATAGTAAGCATGTCGGTGTAATTGTAGACTTATACAACTTGCTCAATTTGGAAAACTATACCGAACACGAAAGTATTCTCGAAGATGCTTTAATAACCCTTAAACCCTACATCAAGGTATTTCACTTGAAGAACTATATTTATCAAGATAATAAATTGGTTCAAACCGGTTTACATAGGGGTGAAATGAATTATCAACGACTACTACCTTTGATGGTAAAATCAAATCCTAATGCCTACTATATTTTCGAAGGCATCACGGGAGAAGATATCAAAGATAGTTTATGTTATATCAAAAAAATATTGGAGGAAAAAAATGAAATTTAA
- a CDS encoding IclR family transcriptional regulator, whose product MKDNRSVNRILSILELISKHPDGLTLGEIYRELDMPKATAYDFLQTLYKADAIYYKDPFRKTYVIGSKMYAIGSVYTKNSNFITTSAPLLKSFSDENGCNAFATKRINGDKIVFVHTYQAPQSQIMSHFEVGMVTTNFLDNPIGKCYAAFDKKLENTVKLDENERQSIISRGYACDLSGELNHVMNIAIPIYNFENRCCGVVSVASLHTSSEDTQRIAEKFIEVGKQISVRLGYLGDL is encoded by the coding sequence ATGAAAGATAATCGTTCTGTTAATCGTATTTTATCAATTCTCGAACTAATTTCTAAGCACCCAGATGGATTGACATTGGGAGAAATATATCGTGAGTTAGATATGCCAAAAGCAACTGCATATGATTTTTTGCAAACACTGTATAAGGCTGATGCCATTTATTACAAAGATCCATTTAGAAAGACGTACGTTATTGGATCCAAAATGTATGCTATAGGCTCTGTTTATACAAAAAATTCAAACTTTATTACGACGAGTGCGCCATTACTTAAGAGTTTCTCTGATGAAAATGGTTGTAATGCATTTGCGACAAAACGCATTAACGGCGACAAAATTGTCTTCGTACATACATACCAAGCCCCTCAAAGTCAAATTATGAGCCATTTCGAAGTTGGGATGGTTACCACTAATTTCTTAGATAATCCTATCGGAAAATGCTATGCGGCATTTGATAAAAAATTAGAAAACACAGTCAAACTAGACGAGAATGAACGTCAATCTATTATCAGTAGAGGGTATGCGTGTGACTTAAGTGGTGAGCTTAACCATGTTATGAACATTGCAATCCCAATTTACAACTTTGAAAATAGATGTTGTGGTGTGGTTTCAGTCGCTTCCTTACATACTTCTTCGGAAGATACTCAACGAATTGCAGAGAAGTTTATTGAGGTAGGGAAACAAATATCTGTTCGTTTAGGGTACTTAGGTGATTTATAA
- a CDS encoding sugar kinase — MSKIVTLGEIMLRLSPADKQRFVQADSFDVVYGGGEANVAVSLANYGHEAYFVSKLPKHEIGQSAVNSLRKYGVHTDFIVRGGERVGIYYLEHGASMRPSKVIYDRTDSAIALANPEEFNWDEIFQDAKWFHFSGITPAISKQGALITKAACIAAKKHGVTVSVDLNYRKKLWTPAEAQAVMKDLMQYVDVCIGNEEDAELTLGFKPGGDVTKGELDHKGYERIFAEMQKQFGFKYVATTLRESHSASDNGWSALIYDGKEFYYSKKYEIRIVDRVGGGDSFSAGLIHGLLTKKTQGEALEFAVAASALKHTIFGDYNLVDEKEVETLAKGDASGRVQR; from the coding sequence ATGAGCAAAATCGTTACACTAGGTGAAATTATGTTGCGTTTATCTCCAGCAGATAAGCAACGTTTTGTACAAGCAGATAGTTTTGATGTAGTTTATGGTGGCGGAGAAGCCAACGTAGCAGTTAGTTTAGCCAATTATGGTCACGAAGCGTACTTTGTAAGTAAACTTCCTAAACATGAAATTGGTCAATCTGCAGTGAATAGTTTACGTAAATATGGCGTTCATACCGACTTTATTGTTAGAGGCGGAGAACGCGTTGGTATATATTATTTAGAACATGGAGCATCCATGAGACCATCTAAAGTGATTTATGATAGAACTGACAGTGCAATCGCTTTAGCTAACCCAGAAGAGTTTAACTGGGATGAAATCTTCCAGGATGCAAAATGGTTCCATTTTTCTGGAATTACTCCTGCAATTTCTAAACAAGGCGCATTAATTACTAAAGCAGCTTGTATCGCAGCTAAAAAACATGGTGTTACAGTCTCAGTAGATTTGAACTACCGCAAGAAACTTTGGACACCTGCAGAAGCTCAAGCCGTTATGAAAGACTTAATGCAATATGTCGATGTATGTATCGGAAATGAAGAAGATGCAGAACTTACATTAGGATTCAAACCTGGTGGAGATGTTACTAAAGGTGAGTTAGATCATAAAGGTTATGAAAGAATATTTGCTGAAATGCAAAAGCAATTTGGTTTCAAATATGTTGCAACAACCTTAAGAGAATCTCATTCCGCATCTGACAATGGTTGGAGTGCATTAATCTATGATGGTAAAGAATTCTACTATTCGAAGAAATATGAAATTCGCATTGTAGACCGTGTTGGTGGCGGGGATTCATTTTCAGCTGGCCTAATTCATGGATTATTGACTAAGAAAACGCAAGGTGAAGCTCTAGAGTTTGCTGTTGCGGCAAGTGCATTAAAACACACAATCTTTGGTGATTATAATTTAGTTGATGAAAAAGAAGTTGAAACACTAGCTAAAGGGGACGCTTCAGGTAGAGTTCAACGTTAA